The proteins below come from a single Roseiflexus sp. RS-1 genomic window:
- a CDS encoding SAM hydrolase/SAM-dependent halogenase family protein: protein MQPSGIITLTTDFGLSDSYVGIMKGVILGIARNVTIVDITHQIAPQDIHQAAYIVQTFGAFFPPGTIHVVVVDPGVGSKRRRIILTTPNAVYVAPDNGVLTYVWREAISQWGTEHCAVYDLTEPRYWLPYVSSTFHGRDVFAPVAAHLALGVPPAQFGERRAEIVEAALEQPSRGRHGELVGRIIHIDHFGNCITNITLKHLQEAGIGERMTAQLIGQRIEGLYRTYADVAIGALVALIGSSDHLEIAVRNGSAAQTLGAGIGDIVRVFPASHQAA, encoded by the coding sequence ATGCAGCCATCGGGGATCATTACATTAACAACCGACTTCGGGCTGTCCGATAGTTATGTCGGCATTATGAAGGGAGTTATTCTGGGAATTGCGCGCAACGTAACGATTGTGGACATCACGCATCAGATCGCACCGCAGGACATCCATCAGGCGGCGTATATCGTTCAGACGTTCGGGGCGTTTTTTCCGCCGGGAACGATTCACGTGGTGGTGGTCGATCCGGGGGTGGGAAGCAAACGACGACGCATCATTCTCACGACGCCGAATGCCGTGTACGTGGCGCCGGACAACGGCGTCCTGACGTATGTATGGCGCGAAGCGATCTCGCAGTGGGGCACGGAGCACTGCGCCGTCTACGATCTGACCGAGCCGCGCTACTGGTTGCCCTACGTCAGCAGCACCTTCCACGGGCGTGATGTCTTTGCACCGGTGGCGGCGCATCTGGCGCTTGGGGTTCCGCCAGCACAGTTTGGTGAGCGGCGTGCGGAGATTGTCGAAGCTGCACTCGAACAACCGTCGCGCGGACGGCATGGCGAGCTGGTGGGTCGCATCATTCATATCGACCATTTTGGCAACTGTATTACCAACATCACACTCAAGCATTTGCAGGAGGCGGGCATTGGCGAGCGCATGACCGCCCAGTTGATCGGGCAGCGCATCGAGGGGTTGTACCGGACCTACGCCGATGTCGCGATTGGCGCGCTGGTCGCACTGATCGGCAGCAGCGATCATCTGGAGATCGCGGTGCGCAACGGCAGCGCGGCGCAAACGCTGGGCGCCGGGATCGGCGATATTGTGCGAGTGTTCCCCGCTTCGCATCAGGCAGCGTAG
- a CDS encoding dynamin family protein codes for MTPFLTRRTLLTERQEALLEEIRAALAALRTALHRFGVDVAPGDMRILDDTITHLDELFLLVVAGEYNSGKSSFINALLGAPVVAEGVTPTTDRITILRYGDTPGETVSSAFLVEHRFPAEVLRRMAIVDTPGTNAIIRRHEELTHNFIPRADLVLFVTSAGQPFSASERAFLELIRDWGKKVVLIINKADLLDDAGLAEVVAFVGRHAEDLFGMRPRIFPVSARLARQARDTDDQALWEASRFPAVEQYIVTTLDEEERVRLKLLSPLGVARRLAERYLLAVEDRLSALREDVAAIDNIERQLDLFRRDLTEDFERHRAEVANILNEFELRGIRFFDETIRVSNLFNLVRHQQEISEAFARDIVADVPQQIEARLQALIDWMVEKNLRMWQGVMDYLRRERAVQQRSGLIGEIGATFEYNRAALIESVAREAEKVIATYDREAEAQALTAEVQAAIAGSTLVGAGAVGIGTLLVLLLHGAMLDVTGVLVAGLLAVGGLYLIPNKRRQIKRQFHQRVADLHETLAETMERQFNTECDRMITRIRDAIEPYTRFVYAQHELLLTTQRDLSDTEAEISRLQAEIERR; via the coding sequence ATGACGCCATTCCTTACCCGCCGCACCTTGCTGACCGAGCGCCAGGAAGCGTTGCTCGAAGAGATCCGTGCGGCGCTAGCAGCGTTACGCACTGCACTGCACCGCTTTGGGGTCGATGTGGCGCCGGGCGATATGCGTATTCTGGACGATACGATCACCCATCTGGATGAACTCTTTTTGCTGGTGGTGGCGGGCGAATACAACTCCGGCAAGTCGAGTTTCATCAATGCGCTGCTTGGCGCGCCAGTGGTGGCGGAGGGTGTCACGCCCACCACCGACCGGATCACCATCCTGCGTTACGGCGATACGCCAGGTGAAACGGTGAGCAGTGCGTTTCTGGTGGAGCATCGCTTCCCGGCTGAGGTGCTGCGCCGTATGGCAATTGTCGATACGCCCGGTACGAATGCCATCATCCGACGCCACGAAGAACTGACGCACAATTTCATCCCGCGCGCCGACCTGGTGCTGTTCGTAACGTCTGCCGGTCAACCGTTTTCCGCCAGCGAACGCGCCTTTCTGGAACTCATCCGCGATTGGGGGAAGAAGGTGGTGCTGATTATCAACAAAGCTGACCTGCTCGACGATGCCGGTCTGGCGGAGGTCGTCGCATTTGTTGGCAGGCACGCTGAGGATTTGTTCGGCATGCGCCCCCGGATATTTCCGGTCTCGGCGCGTCTGGCGCGTCAGGCGCGCGACACTGATGATCAGGCGCTGTGGGAAGCCAGTCGGTTTCCGGCTGTCGAGCAGTACATTGTCACCACCCTTGATGAAGAGGAGCGGGTGCGGTTGAAACTTCTCTCGCCGCTGGGTGTGGCGCGTCGGCTGGCAGAGCGATACCTGCTCGCCGTCGAGGATCGTCTATCCGCGTTGCGTGAGGATGTGGCTGCCATCGACAACATCGAGCGACAACTCGACCTGTTCCGGCGCGATCTGACCGAAGATTTCGAGCGTCACCGGGCTGAAGTCGCCAACATTCTCAACGAGTTCGAGTTGCGCGGCATACGATTCTTCGACGAGACCATCCGCGTCAGCAACCTGTTCAACCTGGTGCGCCATCAGCAAGAGATCAGCGAGGCGTTTGCGCGCGACATCGTCGCCGACGTGCCGCAGCAGATCGAAGCGCGTTTACAGGCGCTGATCGACTGGATGGTGGAAAAGAATCTGCGCATGTGGCAGGGAGTGATGGATTATCTGCGGCGGGAACGGGCGGTGCAACAACGCAGCGGATTGATCGGCGAGATTGGCGCAACATTCGAGTACAATCGAGCCGCGCTGATCGAATCGGTCGCTCGTGAGGCGGAAAAGGTCATTGCCACCTACGACCGCGAGGCTGAGGCGCAGGCGTTGACGGCGGAAGTGCAGGCGGCAATCGCTGGCTCGACGCTGGTTGGGGCAGGCGCGGTGGGGATTGGAACGCTGCTCGTGCTGCTGTTGCACGGCGCGATGCTCGATGTCACGGGTGTGCTGGTTGCCGGGTTGCTGGCAGTTGGCGGGTTGTACCTGATTCCTAACAAACGTCGCCAGATCAAGCGGCAGTTCCATCAGCGCGTCGCCGACCTGCACGAGACGCTCGCCGAAACAATGGAACGCCAGTTCAACACCGAATGCGATCGTATGATCACACGCATCCGCGATGCCATTGAACCCTACACCCGTTTCGTGTATGCACAGCACGAGCTCCTGTTGACGACTCAACGCGATCTTTCTGACACGGAAGCGGAGATCAGTCGATTACAGGCGGAGATCGAACGCCGTTGA
- a CDS encoding S9 family peptidase, translating to MLNTASPFTVEDLYRLGWLEDPQVCPDGRVVAFVRVTIDRPANANRRAIWIAPTDGGPPRRFTSGVNDTSPRWSPDGRWLAFVRGRGDQTPQLYVIRRDGGESRCLTSLPQGVSHPAWSPDGRWIAFLSRLNAAERAREDAGESEPTPPDEFTRKQIAERRKYEEERRFDPRVVRRLPYRAGVDFFDDRYAQIYLIDVPEDDDDPAPQPRRITDADLDFGAPVWMPDGQALLTTATRNPEGDSQFFFFDVLRVPVMPEGRAEPQRLTAPGFTYWNPRPSPDGRLIACLRAPEGQPFSAGTLLAVMDASGGALRDLTAATDLSIEAFDWLPDGDGLLCLAAYRGAQPLWRVALDGSGCQRLDQMPGDRLIAECDVGTDGTVAFVAGDAANPCELYVHDPVGVERRLTAFNAPLLEERIVAPYEELIYAAPDGQKVQGWVIHPSDFDPARPGGYPLAVYIHGGPHLMWGPGVRSMWHEWQVAAARGYVVFFCNPRGSDGYGNAWRLATQSNWGFADAPDIHAGIDALLARGYIDPRRIAVTGGSYGGYMTVWLIAHSDRFACAAAARGVYNLLTQHSTSDAHELVELTFEGFPWENHALLWRHSPLAYAHRITTPLLILHAERDYRVPISEAEQLFAFLRRRKQVVEFVRYPREGHELTRTGEPDHRADHMRRILEWFDQFCQMPADNRASSRGEKTDD from the coding sequence GTGCTAAACACTGCCTCTCCGTTTACTGTCGAAGATCTTTATCGCCTGGGTTGGCTGGAAGACCCGCAGGTGTGTCCGGATGGCCGTGTGGTTGCGTTTGTGCGCGTCACCATCGATCGTCCGGCAAACGCCAACCGTCGTGCGATCTGGATTGCGCCCACCGATGGAGGTCCTCCGCGCCGGTTTACGTCCGGGGTGAATGACACGTCGCCGCGCTGGAGTCCTGATGGCCGCTGGCTGGCGTTCGTTAGAGGACGTGGAGATCAGACGCCACAACTGTATGTCATTCGCCGCGATGGAGGCGAGTCGCGCTGCCTGACTTCGCTGCCGCAAGGGGTCAGCCATCCGGCGTGGAGTCCCGATGGGCGCTGGATCGCCTTTCTTTCCCGATTGAATGCCGCTGAACGTGCGCGTGAAGATGCAGGCGAGTCGGAGCCGACGCCGCCCGATGAGTTTACCCGCAAGCAGATCGCCGAGCGCCGTAAGTACGAAGAGGAGCGCCGCTTCGACCCGCGCGTGGTGCGTCGCCTGCCCTACCGTGCCGGAGTCGATTTTTTCGACGACCGGTATGCGCAGATCTATCTGATCGACGTGCCGGAGGACGATGATGATCCGGCGCCGCAGCCACGCCGCATCACCGATGCTGACCTCGATTTCGGCGCGCCGGTGTGGATGCCCGATGGGCAGGCGCTCCTCACGACGGCGACGCGCAATCCGGAAGGAGACTCGCAATTCTTCTTCTTTGATGTGCTCCGTGTGCCGGTGATGCCCGAAGGGCGCGCTGAACCACAGCGCCTGACCGCTCCTGGCTTCACGTACTGGAACCCGCGTCCCTCGCCGGATGGACGATTGATTGCGTGTCTGCGCGCGCCGGAGGGACAGCCGTTCTCGGCTGGAACATTACTGGCGGTAATGGATGCATCCGGCGGCGCGCTGCGCGATCTGACCGCTGCGACCGACCTGAGCATCGAAGCTTTCGACTGGTTGCCGGACGGTGATGGGTTGCTGTGCCTTGCTGCGTACCGCGGTGCGCAACCTTTGTGGCGGGTTGCGCTGGATGGCAGTGGATGTCAGCGCCTTGATCAGATGCCTGGCGACCGTCTGATCGCCGAATGTGATGTCGGTACAGATGGAACGGTCGCTTTCGTGGCCGGTGATGCCGCCAATCCGTGTGAGTTGTATGTCCATGATCCGGTTGGGGTTGAACGGCGGTTGACGGCGTTCAACGCACCATTGCTGGAGGAACGGATCGTTGCGCCGTATGAAGAACTGATCTACGCCGCGCCCGATGGTCAGAAGGTTCAGGGATGGGTGATCCATCCGTCCGACTTTGATCCCGCGCGTCCGGGCGGGTATCCGCTTGCCGTTTACATCCATGGCGGTCCGCATCTGATGTGGGGACCGGGGGTGCGCAGCATGTGGCATGAATGGCAGGTTGCCGCTGCCCGTGGGTATGTCGTATTCTTCTGCAATCCGCGTGGCTCGGATGGGTACGGCAACGCCTGGCGTCTTGCCACGCAGTCGAACTGGGGGTTTGCCGATGCCCCCGACATCCATGCCGGCATTGATGCACTGCTTGCGCGCGGCTATATCGACCCGCGTCGCATTGCCGTCACCGGCGGTTCGTATGGCGGGTACATGACGGTCTGGTTGATTGCGCACAGTGATCGCTTCGCCTGCGCTGCGGCGGCGCGCGGGGTGTACAACCTGCTGACGCAGCACAGCACCAGTGATGCGCACGAACTGGTCGAACTGACATTTGAAGGCTTCCCGTGGGAGAACCATGCGTTGCTCTGGCGGCATTCGCCGCTGGCATACGCCCATCGCATCACGACGCCGCTGCTCATCCTGCATGCCGAACGCGACTATCGCGTGCCGATCAGTGAGGCGGAGCAGTTGTTCGCATTTCTGCGTCGGCGGAAGCAGGTCGTTGAGTTTGTGCGCTACCCGCGCGAGGGGCACGAACTCACGCGCACCGGCGAGCCAGACCATCGTGCCGATCACATGCGTCGCATCCTGGAATGGTTCGATCAGTTCTGCCAGATGCCTGCCGACAACCGCGCGTCGTCTCGTGGGGAGAAAACCGATGACTGA
- a CDS encoding DUF2905 domain-containing protein translates to MGDIGRLLIGMGVLLIVVGVVFLVAGRVTWLGRLPGDILIERENVRIFIPIGTMLILSLLLTVIVNLIARFWR, encoded by the coding sequence ATGGGTGATATCGGACGCCTCCTGATAGGGATGGGTGTGCTGCTGATCGTGGTCGGCGTGGTGTTTCTTGTGGCGGGTCGGGTGACGTGGTTGGGACGCCTGCCGGGTGATATTCTGATCGAGCGCGAAAACGTGCGGATCTTTATCCCGATCGGAACGATGCTGATCCTCAGCCTGCTGCTGACGGTGATCGTCAACCTGATCGCACGCTTCTGGCGCTGA
- a CDS encoding PAS domain S-box protein produces the protein MSTDTTSDLTALLAEHERLREQVAQLDRNLARFRAIVEDTDLLITEVDANGLFTYVNPVAQRVFGYAPEECIGRSSLEFVHPDDLEYTQKAFIDWVQRHERAVTIENRVVHRNGQVFHMLWSITLHYDEQGQVQRATSIAYDIGTLHQLRSELRESRTMLQLVIDNLPQAVFWKDHELRFLGCNHRFLVDAGLSSVDEVIGKTDFEMPWKAQAAGYQEDDRAVITHGPRFNIEEQLTRSDGSTIWLRTNKVPLRRDGEVIGVLGMYEDITALKRQEEELRTFKLLVENAPDGIGIANTDLVLTYANPAFATMLGYSSLIGMKVPEITHPDDLDLLSTIAQQVIQGGAPREMIRYLRSDGSIVTVQASALALHDGHGNLIGFASINRDITEQLQAEESLRASEQRNRALLNAIPDLMFLLTPDGVFLDYKADSSGDLILPPEAFLNRNVSEVLPPHLAEQVITNMEALKRTHEMQTYEYQVLINDQIRDFEARMVLSNNDVLVLSRDMTKQRRAERERQAMQEQIIQAQQAALRELSTPLMPIADGVVAMPIIGTIDTMRAQQIMEALLQGIAEHGADIAILDITGVKVVDTQVAGALIRAAQAARMLGAQVVLTGISPEIAQTLVHIGAEMREMVAKPTLQQGIAYALSRRVS, from the coding sequence ATGAGCACCGACACAACCTCCGATCTGACGGCGCTGCTGGCGGAGCATGAGCGTCTGCGCGAACAGGTGGCGCAACTGGATCGCAATCTGGCGCGCTTCCGCGCTATCGTTGAGGATACCGATCTGCTCATCACCGAAGTGGACGCAAATGGTCTCTTCACGTATGTGAATCCTGTGGCGCAACGGGTCTTCGGATACGCGCCGGAGGAGTGCATTGGCAGGTCATCACTCGAATTCGTGCACCCAGACGATCTCGAATACACGCAGAAGGCATTCATCGATTGGGTGCAACGACACGAACGTGCAGTGACCATCGAGAACCGTGTGGTGCATCGCAACGGCCAGGTTTTTCATATGCTCTGGTCGATCACCCTGCATTACGATGAGCAGGGACAGGTTCAGCGCGCAACATCGATCGCATACGATATTGGCACACTTCATCAGTTGCGCAGTGAACTACGCGAGAGTCGCACCATGTTGCAACTGGTGATCGACAACCTGCCGCAGGCTGTGTTCTGGAAGGATCACGAGTTGCGTTTCCTGGGGTGTAACCACCGTTTTCTCGTCGATGCCGGACTGTCCTCGGTTGACGAAGTAATCGGCAAGACCGACTTTGAGATGCCGTGGAAAGCACAGGCAGCCGGGTATCAGGAAGATGATCGCGCCGTGATCACCCACGGACCCAGATTCAATATCGAAGAACAATTGACGCGTAGTGATGGTTCGACAATCTGGCTGCGCACCAACAAAGTACCGCTGCGCCGCGATGGCGAGGTTATCGGCGTTCTGGGCATGTACGAGGATATTACCGCACTGAAGCGGCAGGAAGAAGAACTGCGCACCTTCAAGTTGCTGGTGGAAAATGCCCCTGACGGGATCGGCATCGCAAATACCGATCTGGTGTTGACGTATGCCAACCCTGCTTTTGCTACCATGCTTGGATACTCTAGTCTGATCGGGATGAAGGTGCCGGAAATCACGCATCCTGATGATCTGGATCTATTGAGCACCATTGCCCAACAGGTGATCCAGGGTGGCGCGCCACGCGAGATGATCCGCTATCTGCGCAGCGATGGTTCGATCGTCACCGTGCAGGCGTCGGCGCTGGCATTGCACGATGGGCATGGCAACCTGATCGGCTTCGCGTCGATCAACCGTGACATCACCGAACAGTTACAGGCAGAGGAGAGCCTGCGCGCCAGCGAGCAGCGCAACCGCGCGTTGCTCAACGCCATTCCCGATCTGATGTTCCTGCTCACTCCCGATGGCGTCTTCCTGGACTACAAAGCAGACAGCAGCGGCGATCTCATTCTCCCGCCTGAAGCATTCCTTAACCGGAATGTTTCTGAAGTCCTGCCGCCGCATCTGGCGGAACAGGTCATCACGAATATGGAGGCGCTCAAACGCACCCACGAGATGCAGACCTATGAATATCAGGTTTTGATCAACGATCAGATCCGTGATTTTGAAGCGCGCATGGTGCTGAGCAACAACGATGTTCTCGTGTTGTCGCGCGATATGACAAAGCAGCGGCGCGCTGAGCGCGAGCGTCAGGCGATGCAGGAGCAGATCATTCAGGCGCAGCAGGCGGCATTGCGCGAATTGAGCACGCCGCTCATGCCGATCGCCGACGGGGTGGTTGCCATGCCGATCATCGGCACGATCGATACCATGCGCGCGCAGCAGATTATGGAGGCGCTTCTCCAGGGGATTGCTGAGCACGGCGCCGATATTGCCATCCTCGACATTACCGGTGTGAAGGTGGTGGATACTCAGGTTGCCGGCGCGTTGATCCGTGCGGCGCAGGCGGCGCGCATGCTTGGTGCACAGGTCGTGCTGACGGGTATCAGCCCGGAGATCGCGCAGACCCTCGTCCACATCGGTGCTGAAATGCGCGAAATGGTGGCAAAACCAACCCTTCAGCAAGGGATTGCCTATGCCCTGAGTCGGCGCGTGTCGTGA
- a CDS encoding DsbA family protein — protein MKRQRWHAVVAFLMCLLAVIPLAQGVAQAQSDVDPRGLGDPRAPLVIIEYSDYECPACASFVRDTKPQLIAEYIETGKVYYLYRDNPLPQHPAGRVAAAYAHCAAQQGQFWSMHQRLFQGYIDGEWGGNPSSSERVFQRYGDELGLDGNALQQCVRNPATDRAIAADVEEARNRGLRGTPAYILRWPGGPERGDVLTGAQSFGTWRYLLDERLNRQPEPSASTLVSQESMSVVFYLALGAAGGLGVLVVGGSVLWWLAARNRRPRM, from the coding sequence ATGAAGAGACAACGCTGGCATGCTGTTGTTGCATTCCTCATGTGCCTGCTCGCCGTCATCCCGCTGGCGCAGGGTGTGGCGCAGGCGCAGAGCGACGTCGATCCGCGTGGACTCGGCGATCCCAGGGCGCCGCTGGTCATCATCGAGTACAGCGACTATGAATGCCCGGCATGCGCCTCCTTCGTCCGCGATACCAAACCGCAACTGATTGCAGAATACATCGAGACCGGCAAAGTCTACTATCTCTACCGCGATAACCCGCTGCCACAGCATCCAGCAGGGCGTGTCGCCGCCGCGTATGCGCACTGCGCTGCGCAACAGGGGCAGTTCTGGTCGATGCATCAACGTTTATTTCAGGGGTACATCGATGGTGAATGGGGCGGCAATCCATCGTCATCGGAGCGCGTCTTTCAGCGGTATGGCGATGAACTCGGTCTGGATGGCAATGCTCTTCAGCAATGTGTACGCAACCCTGCAACTGATCGCGCGATTGCTGCTGATGTGGAAGAGGCGCGCAATCGCGGATTGCGGGGTACGCCCGCCTACATTCTGCGCTGGCCCGGCGGTCCAGAGCGCGGCGATGTGCTGACCGGAGCGCAGAGTTTCGGAACCTGGCGCTACCTGCTCGATGAGCGCCTCAACCGACAACCTGAGCCATCTGCTTCGACGCTGGTGTCACAGGAATCGATGTCAGTGGTGTTCTATCTGGCGCTGGGGGCGGCTGGCGGTCTTGGCGTGCTGGTTGTTGGCGGCAGTGTGCTCTGGTGGCTTGCTGCGCGCAATCGTCGCCCGCGTATGTAG
- a CDS encoding hydrogenase maturation protease translates to MHYLIIGYGNDLRGDDAAGRVAADTIAALHLPDVTVLSVHQLTPELAPILAQAHEAVFLDADVSGCQVVRVTHVLPRTDGQYAGHVATPGALLALARAVYGRSPDAWLISIPAIDFTLGAPLSPQAHDGVVQAVDIVHHMLASADRASAAEP, encoded by the coding sequence ATGCACTACCTCATCATTGGCTACGGCAACGACCTGCGCGGTGATGATGCAGCCGGGCGGGTCGCGGCGGACACGATAGCCGCGCTTCATCTGCCGGATGTCACTGTGCTTTCGGTGCACCAGTTGACGCCGGAACTCGCGCCGATCCTGGCGCAGGCACATGAGGCGGTCTTTCTCGATGCCGATGTGAGCGGGTGTCAGGTGGTGCGCGTGACCCACGTCCTGCCTCGAACTGATGGTCAGTATGCCGGTCACGTTGCCACACCCGGGGCATTGCTCGCACTCGCCAGAGCAGTCTACGGTCGGTCGCCGGATGCCTGGCTCATCAGCATTCCGGCAATCGATTTCACCCTCGGCGCGCCACTCTCGCCACAGGCGCACGATGGCGTCGTTCAGGCGGTAGACATTGTGCACCACATGCTGGCGAGCGCTGACAGAGCATCTGCCGCAGAACCATAA
- a CDS encoding Ni/Fe hydrogenase subunit alpha encodes MTRHILIDPVTRIEGHAKISIHLDDDGNVAEARFHVTEFRGFERFCEGRPFWEMPGITARICGICPVSHLLASAKAGDAILSVVIPPAAEKLRRLMNLGQIVQSHALSFFHLSAPDLLLGFDSDPATRNVFGLMAADPTLARAGIRLRQLGQDIIALLGGSKIHPAWAVPGGVRSAPTAAQRAGIIERLPEARATVLDALRRFKALLDTHADEVATFGNFPSLFLGLVGPNGEWEHYDGRLRVVDSGGAIIADQVDPSRYRDIIAEAIEPWSYLKMPYYRPRGYPGGMYRVGPLARLNICTRIGTLLADAELGEMRQRAGGIATSSFYYHYARLIEILAALERISLILDDPDLDSPRLRAEAGVNRFEGVGVSEAPRGTLFHHYTVDAHGLIQRVNLIIATGHNNLAMNRTIAQIARHFVHGDRIGEGALNRVEAGIRAYDPCLSCSTHAAGTMPLTLTLVAADGTVLDEVRRG; translated from the coding sequence ATGACCCGTCACATCCTGATCGATCCGGTCACCCGGATCGAAGGACACGCGAAAATCAGCATCCATCTGGACGACGACGGAAACGTGGCAGAGGCGCGTTTCCATGTGACTGAGTTTCGCGGGTTTGAGCGCTTTTGCGAGGGACGACCATTCTGGGAAATGCCCGGCATTACGGCGCGCATCTGCGGGATCTGCCCGGTCAGCCATCTGCTGGCATCGGCGAAGGCAGGTGACGCGATCCTCTCGGTAGTGATCCCGCCAGCAGCGGAGAAACTGCGCCGCCTGATGAACCTGGGGCAGATCGTGCAATCGCACGCGCTGAGTTTCTTTCATCTCAGTGCGCCCGATCTGCTGCTCGGTTTCGACAGCGATCCCGCCACGCGCAATGTCTTTGGATTGATGGCTGCCGATCCGACGCTGGCGCGTGCCGGAATACGGCTTCGCCAGCTGGGGCAGGACATTATTGCTCTGCTCGGCGGCAGCAAAATCCATCCGGCGTGGGCTGTGCCGGGCGGTGTCCGCTCTGCGCCGACCGCCGCACAACGCGCCGGGATCATTGAGCGCTTGCCCGAAGCGCGCGCCACGGTGCTCGATGCACTACGTCGGTTCAAGGCGTTGCTCGACACCCACGCCGACGAAGTTGCGACATTTGGCAATTTCCCGTCACTTTTCCTGGGATTGGTAGGACCAAACGGTGAATGGGAGCACTACGATGGGCGTTTGCGTGTGGTTGATTCGGGTGGCGCCATCATCGCCGATCAGGTTGATCCATCGCGCTATCGCGACATTATCGCCGAAGCGATCGAGCCGTGGTCATACCTGAAGATGCCGTACTACCGACCACGTGGCTACCCTGGCGGCATGTACCGCGTCGGTCCGCTGGCGCGTCTCAATATCTGCACCCGCATCGGCACCCTGCTGGCAGACGCCGAACTGGGGGAGATGCGCCAGCGTGCAGGGGGTATCGCTACATCGTCGTTCTACTACCACTACGCGCGCCTGATCGAGATTCTGGCGGCGCTGGAGCGCATTTCGTTGATCCTCGACGATCCTGATCTCGATTCGCCCCGCCTCCGCGCCGAAGCGGGAGTCAACCGGTTTGAGGGCGTCGGCGTGAGCGAAGCGCCACGCGGAACCCTCTTCCACCACTACACCGTCGATGCGCACGGCTTGATCCAGCGCGTCAATCTGATTATCGCCACGGGACACAACAATCTGGCGATGAACCGGACGATTGCCCAAATCGCGCGGCACTTTGTGCACGGCGATCGGATCGGCGAAGGGGCGTTGAACCGGGTGGAGGCAGGCATCCGCGCCTACGATCCGTGTCTCAGTTGTTCGACGCATGCCGCTGGAACGATGCCGCTGACGCTCACACTGGTCGCCGCTGATGGTACGGTGCTCGATGAGGTGCGGCGGGGGTGA